A window of Centropristis striata isolate RG_2023a ecotype Rhode Island chromosome 13, C.striata_1.0, whole genome shotgun sequence genomic DNA:
ggacaacatgcatgttaaattgggggtcgcgagaactactggtgtaacAAACAGACCTTAGTGTTAATGTAGAGTCCACAGAGGCAGGAGATGAAATGGCTGTTGATGTTCAAGTTATTCCTGCAAGACAAAAGCAGCATGTTACCGCTGAGTCAGCAGAATACCAGCCAACTCCTGCAGTTAGAAAGCAGAGACAGATTTGTGTCACATTTTTCATGCATCTGATATGAAAATAGGAAATGCAACTTGAACATCTTATTTCCCAGCAGTCATTTTGGGGACTCACGTATGACATAAAGGGCAGATAATATTCATCTGGTCCATGTCTTCCACCACAGATGAGATGTACTGCTGCTCAAACTGCAGGTTCCTCTCATACTCTGCAATAATAGACATTTCTAGAGgcacaaagaaaagaacacagCGCTTTAGTAGATGATCACAATCAACAGGTGCCTTGTTTCCAGAGGATCTGCAGATACTGTTCACtagaaattcatttttaaatgtgttttactgtagaggtggggaaaaatcaatacaggagagtattgcgatattttgcgtgccGATGTTGTGCCGATTTATGGCcgccaagtgttttttttattactttattgcaggttatgaaattacaaatattaacagcttcatcacatattcaattcatcctgccacattgatgcattttttacaagaggcaatgccaaaagaataaataaataaataagtaaataagatattcatttttaattgtttgcttattcaatgaattgtttcattaaggaaaagaaagagaagaagaaaaagaaaaaaaaaaaaaaaaaaaaaaaaaaaaaaaaaaaaaccagcaaAAAAGTGTTGATATTTAGTAttctcacttttaggaatatactggagattctggtatcatatgaaactagaagatctgaggaatataaaggcaccatgtgcgtcaccatatcatgttgggaagttgtcgaaataacgcaaAATTTAACGCAAAAGtctatttttgtgtttcattctaaaaaaaaaaaatcagagcagtgaagtcGAGTtaaggaaagtttgataaaactctgcagttgttgtcgtccaacatgtttgatatcagttcagtttgactgaatactttgttggtcagtctgtgggtttgactctcattgtggagaaattaaaagactgaagtgagatgaacagactgagaattgtggacacaaaatgcagcgAACAGTTAAAACGCTAAAACTCACCAGAATGCAAAAGTGCTTAAAATCGCATTAActtcgtatcgtgactcaagtatcgggataaaatcatattgtggAGCCGATAtgatgattcacacctctaattagggcctcggggcgacgtaagtcgcgaaaaactgcccaaaatgttgcattgaagtgaatgggacggccgacaaaaaatgagcgaaaaagaacaataattggagatttttaaacgtctacttctccggcataatttcacctagagactccatttaaactttaaacagtagacacaagtcttgtgtatcggtgtattaatccacgtttcgataggtcatatagttttttatcaatccctgttcaatgaccatgatcatttttggagaaattctgagattataatgggtgtgtattgcataaATAAACCCACATTTTCTagcattttgattattatcTTATTACCATGAGACATGAGCTCCTGTTGGATTTCTTCCAGTACTGCCAGTTCATCGTACTCCTTCATCACACCAAACATctgcacagaaaaagaaaatagaaaaaactcTAACAAATAGTTGGCGACAATTCAGCTCCAATAGGTTAGTGCAGTCAGTCATTAATCagtgtagttttttttactaaacATTTTCATGTGAAGAAAGACttttgaaattttatttttcttaaagcaGCAGTGCAATTTTAAAGGCAGAGGCAGCTCATATCTGACACAATGTTGGTTACTGTTGTGTCttgattttacaaaaaaataaaagtttgtgaTCCACAATACATTCTTAATCACAAACTAATTTTACTTGCAATCAAACAAATATTACAGTGTCACTATTTTAGCTTTcagatctttttttaatgccgaATGGAAATGTTTGCTGCAAAACATaatatttaaatgcacaataacgacagaaagtaactaagtacatttactcaagtactatacttaagtacaattttgaggtacttgtactttacttgagttttccattttatgtaactttatacttctacttgactacattttaaggctaatattgtactttttactccactacatttatctgccagCTTTAGGTACTTTTTCCGGTCAAGATtcaacaatatctcattgtacacaaaaggaacccagaatgttacattgtataatagtttaattgtgcaataaaagctaaatatgaagatcattctcactgtactgcactttcaaaataaaaaaaagtgattgtgcaaaaaaaagagaaatgtcattgtcgtacaaaaataactgttggtaagtctcattggttcaatcaatgtagttcttccaaatatgaaacttaaaataaaattaaggttttgaatgcttaaatatcatttttgacgatttttaatgtgcccctctgattaaacccTAATGAGGtcagatgtaaacagagatgCAGAGGtgcaaataaaacagtaaagtgacctggtggaacatatatatgtatacacacacacacacatatatatatatatatatatacatatatagcatgttaaataggttaaataaattGTTGCATGTAAAGGTATGaacatcaattaataaatatatataagtggtatataatataggcctatataatgatatataatgAGGTCGGATGTAAAAAGAGATTGCAAACAAACCAGAGTAAAGTGACCTGGTGGAACAATAAACAGCTGTATTATATGGTGCTAACAGCTGTTAAACAGCTGGAATTGAAGCATAATAATTCCCACTAGTGGGAACATTTCCTGTTAATGCCCCTCCTTAGCCCCCACAGtagaactggtctagaaccgccactgcaaagaggaaaatagagaaaaagggCTGAGATCCAGAGAGACCGACCTCTGCCCGGCCCTGGGGCCCCCACAGAGAGGGCAGCCTCCGGCCCTCTGACTGCAGGGCGCTCcactcctcctccatcacctcctggACCATGATGGAGGCCCCGGAGCCGCTCCGCTGCTGGCTCTCCCCCATCTGCCGGTACCGGTCCAGCAGCCTGGACCGGCTGTTCTTCAGTCTGTCCACACATcgctagaaaaaaaaataaaacaataaaaacaggagCGTCAGGTGCAAATAAAaagattgtcattttgtgctcacTTCAGGCTAAACACTGTAGAGCAACTTCCTGGAAGAGCACTGAACCTCCCACAGTTAAACATTGGTTtaacacagtagttctcaacctttttgagtcgcgacccccaatttaacatgcatgttgtccatgacccccgctcactgaacacaatctcacacgcacagttcagatcacccaaaaaagaaacaaaatgaccaaaaaagacaaaaaatgaccacaaaatgataaaaaaaagacacaaaatgacctaaaaagacacaaaatgaccaaaaaaagaaacaaaatgaccaaataagacaaaaatttaccacaaaatgatcaaaaaagacacaaaatgacctaaaaagacacaaaatgaccaaaaagaagacacaaaatgaccaaaaaaagaaacaaaatgaccaaaaaaagaaacaaaatgaccaaaatagacgcAAATTGgcgacaaaatgatcaaaaaagacacaaaatgaccaaaatagacgcatattgactacaaaatgatcaaaaaagacacaaaatgaccaaaaaatacacacaatgaccaaaaaaagaaacaaaatgaccaaaaaaagacattaagtgaccaaaaagaataaaacacatgaacacacactgacttccaaaatgatttggcgacccccagaaatcatctcgcgaccccaattggggtcccgaccccaaggttgagaacagctggtttaaCAGTCTTTCATGTTCTAGCCATGGAGAAGTGAACCAATGCCACCAAGGGGAAATACAGAGCTTTTTTAAGTTATGGGGACAATTTATTGAATATCTTGAAAGTCACCGATCAagatgttgaacacttgaaaaggacaatgaagtgtgtcaagaaaatgtaatattcaacacagcagctacataggaaatacagggttgtaattattattattattattattattttttatctattggttttttgttttactttgttttgttcctTGTTTTAGTGCTaatttgtcttgtctgttttgttttgtttttatctcagaATGTGGGCATGTAAACCCTCATTAATGTATCTGTCATGTTAACTCTAAAAACccaattaatataataaaaaaataaataaataataaaaacacaccagcaCAGAGTTGAACTAGCTATCtgaactagctagctagcatgtGTAGCCGCCGCTagtttagctagctagctagctagctaagttagctagctagctagctaagtGACGGTATTTCTCACCTTCCGGTACGTTTCTTTCCATGGCGGAGTGGTTCCTTTATAAAGTGATTGGTGTCTGTGCAGAGCATCCATCTGTTCCGCTGAtaaagagtttaaagtttaaataaatacaaaggtTTGTTCCAAACAAACGGGATTCACTACGGGAAGACTTCATAACCAAAACATTTCAGCTTTTAACCCCGTGACCCGGAAGTTGTTGCGCGCTGCCTACAATTGCATTGTGGGTGATGTAGTTTAATGACGTCAAAGACTGGTTGAGCTGCCAGCAGCCACAAAAATAGGAATTAGATAGATagaagacattttgtgtctttttaggtcattttgtgtcttttttggtcattttgtttctttatttgggtcattttgtgtctttttggtcattttgtgtcttttttggtcaatttgtgtctttttttgatcattttgtgtcttttttggtcattttgtttcttttttttagacattttgtgtctttttttagtcattttgtgtctttttttggtaactttgtttctttttgggtcattttgtgtcttttttggtcaatttgtgtcttttttttatcattttgtggtcaatttgtgtcttttttggtaattttgtttcttttttggtaattttgtttctttttgggtcattttgtgtcttttttggtcaatttgtgtcttttttagtcattttgtgccttttttggtaattttgtgccttttttggtaattttgcttctttttgggtcattttgtgtcttttttggtcaatttgtgtcttttttggtcattttgtttcttttttgggtgatctgaactgtgcgtgtgagattgtgttcagtgagtgggggtcacagacaacatgcatgttaaattgggggtcgcgactcaaaaaggttgagaactactggcttagcgtattatatatatacacacaacacTGGATTTTGGTGTATGAAAGCGTATAGTCGTGTTTATTTATAAGTTATATAAGTTATGtaagttttatttgtttgttagttgtcacagcagctcaagatacagacacatagatatataagacagaataaagaatatatatatataagacatatatacatacattcaatacacattatatacatattattaatatatatttttatgtttgtttgttttctgagagtactttgcattCACAGacattgcacattggagaaaatgtattttagcatgttaaatatgttaaataagttgttgcatgtagtcctatgaacatcaatgaatgaatatatttaaatatatgcagagatatacacagtatagtataactggtatatgacatatttatattagaggaaaaaaaaacagaaggccTATTTAAAGCCAGTAAAATGGGGTTGCTAGAACATATTTATTGCAACTTTGGCTTAATTTTATGCTTGATGTTCATTTTTCGGCATTTAACGACCTAATTATAAAGCACAGTACTGAACTCCACAGTTTAGTGTTTGTAGGGTGTTTCATGTAGTTGTATGAACATCAAGGAgtaaatatatttcaatatataagtggtatatAACACACAGAGGGCCTAATATAGGCCTCATGAGGTCAGATGTAAAGAGAGTTGCAGAGGTGCAAATAAACCAGTAAAGTGACCTGGTGGAACAATAACAGGTGtcattttaaatcctttttataattagactgttacgCTTTtgacctgtagcactttgagatttactttaatatgaaatgcataataaataaaacgtattattataactattattataatttgctGTTTTATGTGGTGCTGCATAATAATTTGTATTACTATTAAATTTCTTGCAAATATTCATTAATCAATCATGTGTTCCTATGAGAGGAGTattcattatatataaataatacattagGCTAAATAAGGTAGAAAGTTTATTTTGCAACTTAGTTAGAAATAGTCTAAAAGAAGATTTACTGTATGCGTGTGTTGGAGGTgctctccatggtgctgaaggagcaaaggctatatatatatatatatatatatatatatatatatatatatatatatttcatgttaaataggttaaataaattGTTGCATGTAGAGGtatatgaacatcaatgaataaatatattgaaataGATAAGTGATATATAACATAGGCCTATATAATGATATACTTTATAATGAGGTCGGAGGTAAAAAGAGATTGCAAACAAAGCAGAGTAAAGTGACCTGGTGGAACAATAAACAGCTGTATTATGGTATTATGTGGTGCTAACAGCTGTTAAACAGCTGGAATTGAAGCATAATAATTCCCATTACTGGTACATTTCCTGTAAATgctcaataatcaataatctgtTGCTATTCTCTCATAAAGCAGATCATGTCTCACCCTCATGAGCTCATTGGTCTGCAGGGTGGATTCAGCTCCAGAGTTAGCGGTGATTCATAAAAACCCCCGTGTtgcatcttcctcctcctcctcctcctcctcctcctcctcctcctcatcagcagcagcagcagcagcttcttcaCATCTGTCCGGCTGCTTCAGCACCTCGGACAGCTcccctctgattggctgcagccaCGCGGCGGCCAATGGCTGCAGCGGCGCGGCAGCGGCAGCGACGCgcggcagcagcggcagcatccctgcagcagccaatcagaaggcGCCATTCCTCTCCAGCATCCAACCCGAATAACTGCAGATGCCCGCATCCAAGCAGCGggtctccctctccctctgacAGCTCCACACAGCTCAGGCTGCAAGCTGCGGGCTATTTTTGGATTTCATAGtggccatttttttttccatcgcTCGGTATTCTCTATCCGCCGCCTTTGTGTTGGTTCATTCTAACAGCGGTATGAGCTGTTTTTATTCCCGTCTGAAGGTTTCAGGTTTGTCCGAGCTGCGAGCCTCGTAGCGGGACATTAAGAGCCGAGAGAGAGCGGAGACATTTCTGTCCTCAATGGAAGacatcttcctcttcctcttcctctccctacTCGCTGCCAGCCGAGGAGTGAAGCACATTTCGCATTTGCTCCGCATCTGTATTCACACCGAGGAGCGAGGGAGTGTTTATAAATGAAGGtttgaggaagaagaggagaaggcaGCTGGAGAGCAACCTGTCTGTGGCCTGGAGCACTGGGAGCACTGGGagcactgggaacactgggaacactgggctGATCTGTCGGCCAGCTCGTGTCTGGAGGTGTGGAAACCGAgcagattttcacattttgacCGCATTTGCCGAGCAGCAAGGGGGTCAAGGTGTGATCCATGGATCTCTCAAGAAGACTGGATTAACTAGAAGGTAGGAACAGAtcaacatttacacacaaacaccattttcattaaatattaaacaagCAAAACAAGAAGCGCCCCCAGATCCCCCCAGAACCAAACAATATAGACTGAATTAGACATGTGGCCGCTCAGTTCTCTTCATATTCAGATTGTTTATGGTGTTTATGACAGCAGCatgatgtttttcatgttgtattttcatgtttttcatatCAGCTGGTGGTTCTCTAGCTGCCTTATGTTGAGCTGTTTTCAAGGCTTCCATTTTGAAGCTAAGATGGAGGCTTGCGCACATTTCTTGCTCATGCCTCTGTGGCCTTATCTGCTTCTTATATAATCCTGATGAAGAGTGGAGCTGCAGGCCCGATCATATATATGATGCATATGATGCTTTCTGCAGAGATATCAGCAGAAATGTTAAACCACACAGACactgagacagagacacagaatggGAATTAAATGTATAGTTGCTTCTGCTGACAGACTGTTTATCTGTTGAGCATTTATCACATCATATCAGCAGTAATGTAtcaaatcagtggtggaaagtaactaagtacatttactcaggtactgtacttaagtataattttagagtacttgtgctttacttcagtatttccatttagttatttagtgctttagttactttacaggttgagatttaactgaaaacacatgaaacatttaaagtgatgagacattttggtaacgctttatattaaggtccttgtaataaccattaattaaccagtaataaggcccttgtaagtccttacaagatgcttattaacattattgtgtgtttataagcttatataagtgttaataatggcattacaaacacccatgacccacccattatgtctttgccatgcctttattaatcttattttgtttgcttattgatattaaaatatactttattgctcatctattataagttaactatgctttttgcaactaccggatctaaagcgagaacaatgccttattacttgttcattaatggttattaaggacctttatataaagcgttacctacatttatttaaaacttaaacttcataacagtatattgagaAGTTTAAATGAGAAAATTCAAACaatgcatacataaatgcatcaataataataatgcaataatatatttagaatatataaaacaatctgagtgggtccattctgcataacgagtacttttacttttgatactttaagtacattttgatgctgatacttttgtacttttacttcagtaagtttttaatgcaggacttttacttgtagtggagtaatttcacagtgtggtattagtacttttactgcagtaaagatctgaatacttttttccaccattgCATATAATGATGCTATAGAATTTATAATAAATTCTTAATTTGAgttgagagaaaaaacaaataaaacatttaacacatGCTGTTCTATTATTAAACGTTTGATCATAGTTCGGGGAGGCTCACAGCTGTTTTATGCTCTTTTAAAGGTCACAAAAACAATTTCACATCAAATTGTTTGTATTCTTGACCTCCAATCATATCTAGTGTTTAAACATTTACCTTTTTTAGTGAGGGTAGCATTCAAGTTAtggatggagaaaaaaagtggtctgTGGactaaacaatataatataaaactgtGTTAGATATTATAAGTGTGCTGGTTTTAAATAAGCATCCTGTTGTTGTTTCTCAGAAACAgcttaatgtttaattatccaaaagtgtcagaaacccaAAAACCCccataaacattgtttatatttcattatcaactccattactaaacatttatatcaatatttagtgcaatggtgttctttacctctcacagatcacgGTTTAATGAggataattattgtttttcactcaaaaaaaaaagaagttaaatgttaaaactttttttaatgcacattggaaagacctacatataaaatacaacacactgtaaaactttttactgtaaaattacagtaaattactggcagcagtttcgccagtaagttactgtaaaatttacagtacctctactattatagaaatacaggacgtttaaatgcaatgtttaaatgtttaactctaaataatgttaaaacaaatccatttaaactctatattaggattactggaaaaacaacacattatgattatttcagcccagacaaaaaagaaataaaataaaacttttcttcttttagaaaataatgactttattttcccaacatgctcagctgaaaacagtaaattcctgtaaaaatatcattttgactgttggaatgcctgagcaatcatgaaaactcccacaatgcattgttttcacagcaatatactgtacaatcataatacagcaagttactgttagaatttgactgtaaatttacagcaaagtcttacagtgtagttttacatcacattgatttttttaaaatttaatttaactttttaacattttttcttttataacaaAACAAGAGTCATGACACCTGCAATCTGGCACTACAGatgagcattttcattgtatttatttatttgtttctggattttttaaaactttgaaataGGTGAATTTGACCCTCATTATAACAGGAGAGTTAATAGACATATGAATCTACACTTTGATGTCAGGTTTGAGAGTCTGAGGCAGGTTGACACACTGATTTTGGGGTTAGGATGTTGTCTAACAtgttaataaaacatataataataatataatttcataATCAGTGTTTGTAttgtaattaattttattttggacGATCAAAGGCAAAAGTAATTTGACGTCCCTACTGAtaaattgctttaaaatgttggttttcatgttttctggtttttgttaaaattaaatgttccaattgttttatttttgggttgctacatttttattttatttttatatagcattttaacattttgccaACCTACCCTGTGATAGGGCTGGCAACATAAATTTTATAATTAACcatcaaataaacacatttatttatttataatgagcTCATGAAACTTTTATTTGCTGTTGGTTAGAATATTCCAACACAAATAATGCAG
This region includes:
- the rpain gene encoding RPA-interacting protein, giving the protein MDALHRHQSLYKGTTPPWKETYRKRCVDRLKNSRSRLLDRYRQMGESQQRSGSGASIMVQEVMEEEWSALQSEGRRLPSLWGPQGRAEMFGVMKEYDELAVLEEIQQELMSHEMSIIAEYERNLQFEQQYISSVVEDMDQMNIICPLCHTNNLNINSHFISCLCGLYINTKNQNITPDVLQQLLESRVSEHMEECLHNPVFSVASNMDSSAHLMISCKVCDFLSIVL